The following are encoded in a window of Mycobacteriales bacterium genomic DNA:
- a CDS encoding OB-fold nucleic acid binding domain-containing protein, which translates to MGDEGGRLRRAVRRLAAEDHEIEAEDLQRRSITQGATTVASCPERGIVTVLGRVKSMTLRPRAGAPSLEVDLYDGSGTVTLVWLGRREIAGISPGSQLRATGRIGSSGPRRVIFNPRYELVLDV; encoded by the coding sequence ATGGGTGACGAGGGGGGACGGCTGCGGCGGGCGGTACGCCGGCTTGCGGCCGAGGATCACGAGATCGAGGCGGAGGACCTGCAGCGCCGCTCGATCACTCAGGGCGCGACCACGGTCGCGAGCTGCCCGGAGCGCGGCATCGTCACCGTGCTCGGGCGGGTCAAGTCGATGACTCTCCGGCCGCGGGCGGGAGCCCCGTCGCTCGAGGTCGACCTCTACGACGGCAGCGGGACGGTCACGCTGGTGTGGCTCGGGCGGCGCGAGATTGCCGGCATCTCACCGGGCAGCCAGCTGCGGGCCACCGGGCGGATCGGCTCGAGCGGTCCGAGACGGGTGATCTTCAACCCGCGGTACGAGCTAGTTCTCGACGTCTGA
- a CDS encoding winged helix-turn-helix domain-containing protein → MRSLTVGQARRIAIAAQGLADPRPTVSPDRRHLRRVLKHTGLLQIDSVNVLARAHYLPAFSRLGPYDRELVDRMAFRHRELFEYWGHEAALLPVELHPLMRWRMAYWERRLTTWHRLAKVEKERPGYVEWVYDEVMARGPVSAGEVAEDQKRGTEHWGWNWTDAKTALEYLFFIGRVTTSSRRNFERLYDVSERVIPRAVLNTPTPDEHEAQRQLLVLAARSHGVGTLGDLADYYRLKNPMARPRLAELVEDGRLEQVEVRGWSQPAYVLPGTTVPRRISGGALLVPFDPLIWERDRTERLFGFRYRIEIYVPAHKRVHGYYVLPFLLGDALVARVDLKADRADGVLLVQSAWREADAPAHTAEALARELRSMAEWLGLDDIAIVPRGDLAADLTAVMAR, encoded by the coding sequence GTGCGCTCACTCACGGTCGGGCAGGCACGCCGGATCGCCATCGCTGCCCAGGGCCTGGCCGACCCGCGGCCTACTGTCAGCCCCGACCGGCGCCACCTTCGGCGGGTGCTCAAGCACACCGGCCTGCTCCAGATCGACAGCGTCAACGTGCTCGCGCGCGCCCACTACCTTCCGGCCTTCTCGCGGCTCGGACCCTACGACCGCGAGCTCGTCGACCGGATGGCGTTCCGGCACCGCGAGCTGTTCGAGTACTGGGGGCACGAGGCCGCGCTGCTGCCGGTCGAGCTCCACCCGCTCATGCGCTGGCGGATGGCGTACTGGGAGCGCCGGCTGACGACCTGGCACCGGCTGGCCAAGGTCGAGAAGGAGCGTCCCGGTTATGTGGAGTGGGTCTACGACGAGGTGATGGCGCGCGGCCCGGTGTCGGCCGGCGAGGTTGCCGAGGACCAGAAGCGCGGCACGGAGCACTGGGGCTGGAACTGGACCGATGCGAAGACCGCGCTGGAGTACCTGTTCTTCATCGGCCGGGTCACGACGTCGAGCCGGCGCAACTTCGAGCGTTTGTACGACGTCTCCGAGCGGGTGATCCCGCGTGCCGTTCTCAATACTCCGACCCCCGACGAGCACGAGGCGCAGCGACAGCTGCTGGTGCTGGCCGCGCGCTCGCACGGCGTCGGCACCTTGGGTGACCTCGCCGACTACTACCGGCTGAAGAACCCGATGGCCAGGCCGCGGCTCGCCGAGCTGGTCGAGGACGGCCGGCTCGAGCAGGTGGAGGTCCGAGGCTGGTCGCAGCCGGCCTACGTGCTACCGGGCACGACCGTGCCGCGCCGGATCTCGGGCGGAGCCCTCCTCGTGCCCTTCGACCCCCTGATCTGGGAGCGCGACCGCACCGAGCGTCTGTTCGGCTTCCGCTACCGGATCGAGATCTACGTTCCCGCACACAAGCGCGTGCACGGCTACTACGTGTTGCCCTTCCTGCTCGGGGATGCGCTGGTCGCACGGGTCGACCTGAAGGCCGACCGCGCCGACGGCGTCCTGCTCGTGCAGTCGGCATGGCGCGAGGCCGACGCCCCGGCGCACACCGCCGAGGCGCTGGCTCGAGAGCTGAGGTCGATGGCCGAGTGGCTGGGGCTCGACGACATCGCGATCGTGCCGCGCGGCGACCTTGCTGCGGACCTGACCGCGGTGATGGCGCGCTGA
- a CDS encoding DUF3093 domain-containing protein gives MPRYEERLRVPWGWWPVVGMIVVFGALEVGSGFSYVVLVPVTIFMIGFFIVPLALSGRAKVQVRDGILSAGKQELPVTQITSISALDRDETRLRLGPQADPAAHTVVRGWIGTSVMVRLANPNPVPYWVVSSRRPEELASAIKQSRTAVRAGLGPA, from the coding sequence GTGCCGCGTTACGAGGAGCGCCTGCGGGTCCCCTGGGGATGGTGGCCGGTCGTCGGCATGATCGTCGTCTTCGGAGCGCTCGAGGTCGGCTCCGGGTTCAGCTATGTGGTGCTCGTGCCGGTCACGATCTTCATGATCGGGTTCTTCATCGTGCCGCTTGCGCTCAGCGGGCGGGCGAAGGTTCAGGTGCGCGACGGCATCCTGTCGGCCGGCAAGCAGGAGCTGCCGGTCACCCAGATCACCTCGATCTCCGCCCTCGACCGCGACGAGACCAGGCTGCGGCTCGGACCGCAGGCGGACCCCGCCGCCCACACCGTGGTCCGGGGCTGGATCGGCACATCGGTCATGGTTCGGCTGGCCAACCCGAACCCGGTGCCCTACTGGGTGGTGTCGAGCCGCCGGCCCGAGGAGCTGGCATCGGCGATCAAGCAGTCGCGTACGGCGGTTCGCGCCGGCCTCGGCCCGGCCTGA
- a CDS encoding DUF3710 domain-containing protein: protein MFRRRRATDDELDEQPEAAAPGESGDGFDDVEFTRDDEAWDGSDSDDVRPALPDPDAAETWNHPGGRRDLDTYAVTAGGRPKGPWDSHDVPKDDETPRIDLGGIRVPLPDGMEIRVDVQDEVPIAATLVDGPSALQVHGFAAPKSSGLWAEVRAEIAESLRGSGGSAQEAEGAFGTELRARIPTDGGLQPARFIGVDGPRWFLRGLLTGPAGSDPARAKRLEAAFRDVVVHRGGDAMAPRDMLPMHLPREAHEHAAPPDPEDRSIPMPERGPEITETR from the coding sequence GTGTTCCGACGCCGGCGAGCGACCGACGACGAGTTGGACGAGCAGCCCGAGGCCGCCGCGCCCGGTGAGAGCGGAGACGGCTTCGACGACGTCGAATTCACCCGCGACGACGAGGCGTGGGATGGCAGCGACTCCGACGACGTGCGCCCGGCGCTGCCCGACCCCGACGCAGCGGAGACCTGGAACCACCCCGGCGGCCGTCGCGACCTCGACACGTACGCCGTGACGGCCGGCGGCCGGCCGAAGGGTCCCTGGGACTCCCACGACGTGCCGAAGGACGACGAGACGCCCCGGATCGATCTGGGCGGCATCCGCGTGCCGCTGCCGGACGGTATGGAGATCAGGGTGGACGTCCAGGACGAGGTTCCGATCGCGGCGACGCTGGTCGACGGACCAAGCGCGCTTCAGGTGCACGGGTTCGCGGCGCCGAAGTCAAGCGGCCTGTGGGCCGAGGTGCGCGCCGAGATCGCGGAGTCGTTGCGCGGGTCCGGCGGATCCGCCCAGGAGGCCGAGGGTGCGTTCGGGACCGAGCTGCGGGCCCGGATCCCGACCGACGGCGGCCTGCAGCCGGCGCGGTTCATCGGGGTCGACGGTCCGCGGTGGTTCCTGCGCGGACTGCTGACCGGTCCGGCCGGAAGCGACCCGGCCCGGGCCAAGCGGCTCGAGGCGGCATTCCGCGACGTCGTGGTTCACCGCGGTGGTGACGCGATGGCGCCCCGAGACATGCTGCCGATGCACTTGCCGCGCGAGGCGCACGAGCATGCCGCGCCGCCGGACCCGGAGGACCGCTCGATCCCGATGCCCGAACGCGGCCCGGAGATCACGGAAACCCGGTGA
- a CDS encoding TrkA family potassium uptake protein, translating into MRVTIAGAGNVGRSIARELVGNGHEVVLIEREPKAFKTESVKGAEWLLADACEINSLERARLQDCTVVVAATGDDKVNLVVSLLAKTEYGVPRVVARVNHPKNEWLFNESWGVDVSVSTPRLLSALVEEAVTVGDLVRLLSFRHGEANLVEVTLPQDTEHAGQRVGSISWPPDVALVAILRDARVMVPSADDPLEAGDELLFVAAPDQEDALHDVLATRPETAAAAAEGAAGDDDSDVEN; encoded by the coding sequence ATGAGAGTCACGATCGCCGGAGCGGGGAACGTGGGGCGTTCGATCGCCCGCGAGCTGGTCGGCAACGGTCACGAGGTCGTGCTGATCGAACGCGAACCCAAGGCGTTCAAGACCGAGAGCGTCAAGGGCGCCGAGTGGCTGCTCGCGGACGCCTGCGAGATCAACTCATTGGAACGCGCCCGCCTGCAGGACTGCACGGTTGTCGTCGCCGCGACCGGCGACGACAAGGTGAACCTGGTCGTCTCGCTGCTCGCCAAGACCGAGTACGGCGTCCCGCGTGTGGTTGCCCGGGTCAATCACCCGAAGAACGAGTGGCTGTTCAACGAGTCGTGGGGGGTGGACGTCTCGGTCTCGACACCGCGGTTGCTTTCCGCGCTGGTCGAGGAAGCCGTCACCGTGGGGGACCTGGTCCGCCTGCTGTCCTTCCGCCACGGCGAGGCGAACCTGGTTGAGGTGACCCTGCCGCAGGACACCGAACATGCCGGCCAGCGGGTCGGCTCGATCAGCTGGCCACCGGACGTCGCGCTGGTCGCGATCCTTCGCGACGCGCGGGTAATGGTGCCGAGCGCCGACGATCCGCTCGAAGCCGGTGACGAGCTGCTGTTCGTCGCCGCACCGGATCAGGAAGACGCACTGCACGACGTCCTCGCCACGAGACCCGAGACAGCAGCGGCCGCTGCGGAAGGCGCGGCGGGCGACGACGACTCAGACGTCGAGAACTAG
- the dut gene encoding dUTP diphosphatase, with translation MSAVPNHETDRTVEVLLRRLDPDLPAPAYAHPGDAGADLVAACDVVLAPGERAVVPTGMAVALPEGYVGLVHPRSGLAARSGLAMVNAPGTVDAGYRGELRVILVNLDPNTPITLRRGDRIAQLIVQRVERAGFVEVDELPESARGAGGFGSTGGWVDHGGGPDGPRRS, from the coding sequence ATGAGCGCCGTACCGAACCACGAGACCGACCGGACGGTCGAGGTGTTGCTGCGCCGGCTGGACCCGGATCTGCCGGCGCCGGCCTACGCCCACCCGGGCGACGCGGGCGCGGATCTCGTCGCCGCCTGCGACGTCGTCCTGGCCCCGGGGGAGCGAGCCGTCGTGCCGACCGGCATGGCCGTTGCGCTCCCGGAGGGGTACGTCGGCCTCGTGCATCCGCGATCCGGGCTGGCCGCGCGGTCGGGGTTGGCGATGGTCAACGCGCCCGGCACCGTCGATGCGGGGTATCGGGGCGAGCTGCGCGTGATCCTGGTGAACCTCGACCCGAACACGCCGATCACCCTGCGTCGCGGCGACCGGATCGCCCAGCTGATCGTCCAACGGGTCGAGCGGGCCGGATTCGTCGAGGTCGACGAGCTGCCGGAATCCGCCCGCGGTGCCGGCGGGTTTGGATCCACCGGCGGCTGGGTCGACCATGGTGGAGGGCCGGACGGCCCGCGAAGGAGTTGA